A stretch of Aureispira sp. CCB-E DNA encodes these proteins:
- the fdhD gene encoding formate dehydrogenase accessory sulfurtransferase FdhD, which yields MATSEYQGQKYLKKQQKLVQDVLTVEEALQITINNFPFTVTMRTPGNDRALVRGLLFSEDIYRGDNAALTIDYRQKNAITRIANVSLDKSLLGAGIKSTRNLLSVSSCGICGRQDLDEQSTFKDCLTKKVTIDIEKLYQSFELMRTQQDNFLRSGGSHAAAAFSKNGEMLSLMEDIGRHNAVDKVIGDLIWKEALGKASYLLVSGRISYEIVSKAFCAQIPILAAVSAPSSLAVEYAKQFGLTLLGFCREERATCYANDWRLAIKG from the coding sequence ATGGCTACATCAGAGTATCAAGGACAAAAGTATTTAAAGAAGCAACAAAAGCTTGTACAAGATGTGTTGACAGTCGAAGAAGCGTTGCAAATTACTATTAACAATTTTCCATTTACAGTAACCATGCGAACGCCAGGCAACGATCGAGCATTGGTTCGCGGCTTATTGTTTTCTGAAGATATTTACAGAGGAGACAATGCCGCTTTAACCATCGACTATCGACAGAAAAATGCGATTACCAGAATTGCCAATGTGAGCCTAGATAAATCGCTTTTGGGAGCAGGAATAAAAAGCACTAGAAATTTACTATCTGTTTCTTCTTGCGGTATTTGTGGACGACAAGACTTGGATGAGCAATCTACATTTAAAGATTGCCTGACCAAAAAAGTAACCATAGATATAGAGAAGTTGTACCAATCTTTTGAGTTGATGCGTACTCAGCAAGATAATTTCTTGCGCTCTGGTGGATCACATGCCGCAGCAGCTTTTTCTAAGAACGGAGAAATGCTAAGTTTAATGGAAGATATTGGGAGACATAATGCAGTAGACAAAGTAATTGGAGATTTGATTTGGAAGGAAGCATTAGGAAAAGCTAGTTACTTGTTGGTGAGTGGTAGAATTTCTTATGAAATTGTTTCCAAAGCTTTTTGTGCCCAGATTCCTATTTTAGCTGCTGTTTCTGCACCATCTTCGCTGGCCGTAGAATATGCCAAACAATTTGGACTGACCTTATTGGGCTTTTGTCGAGAAGAACGTGCTACTTGTTATGCAAATGATTGGAGATTAGCCATTAAGGGATAA
- a CDS encoding T9SS type A sorting domain-containing protein, which produces MNQFYTSNLLRIAFVLLCYSLASPSYASHNMGADLSYVCTGGNNYTFTLAFYRDCAGIAAPTTVTLNLNSASGCGTSQSVSMTQQSVAEASPLCPAQLPNSTCNGGTLQGVEVYTYTASVTLSGPCTDWIASFSDCCRNSAITNSSTGSIYVETLINNVAAPCNNSPTFSTPPIPYICANQPFGYNHGTIDPDGDSLVFSLINPKESATLDITHNAGFSATQPLSTTGTYGFDPATGQMNFTPDATQIGVVAILVEEYRNGVLIGTTMRDMEIVVISCTNNTPVPDPVSNISGGALNNSAFETCVGNTLSFDISCPDPDATDVVTIANNIAANLTGAIVTVVNGNPATINVSWFVNTIANQTFTINFNDGACPVAGQQTLGFIIKPVGVSFPAQDTVKCPNETTKQLQALAGSGTYSWSPAANLSDPNIANPIATIPTTPATFSVTYTDPLGCTATNSLTVTDHAMNLAFTPDTSQLQYCAGDAPVNLVAALNGDVPIPVAAGYNTGTTAFAPIAIPGGTTVSLGDDALSGALPIGFSFNFWGINYTDFYISSNGFMTFTAGSPNGCCTGQTLPSTTAPNNLIAFSWDDLDPGNGGQPTANVIRYQTVGVAPNRTLVMEFFNVDHYPSGNNITTQVHLIEATGCIEIHTTTQPDGSGGHTMGIEDAGGNNAVTVAGRNSSAWTATNEGITFCPIPGSFVSNYTYAWSPSSGLSSTNSANTSASPLLTTTYTCTADDGICATQRNIRIGCILLPVKCENFTAMQQENAIQLQWTTLGEEDNLGFSIERSTDGILFEEIAWVDGAGTTNVSQHYSYKDVHVANGLDYYYRLKQVDISYSPEFICDISHVQMSGKFVNDIHLQPNPTKGNTLLRFHAQQPNNVELKITDVLGRTLINMGTHQVLQGHNTIEIPLNEFASGIYYIELKNEKEGFRTLKKAIKQ; this is translated from the coding sequence ATGAACCAATTTTACACCAGCAACCTATTAAGGATTGCTTTTGTCCTGCTTTGCTATTCCCTAGCATCACCTAGTTATGCCTCTCATAATATGGGAGCCGATTTGTCCTATGTCTGCACAGGGGGCAATAACTATACTTTCACATTAGCATTTTATCGAGACTGTGCTGGAATTGCCGCTCCAACTACAGTAACGCTCAATTTAAATTCTGCCTCTGGTTGTGGCACTAGCCAATCTGTCTCAATGACTCAACAATCCGTTGCAGAAGCTTCTCCTCTTTGTCCTGCACAACTTCCTAATAGTACTTGTAATGGCGGAACTTTACAAGGAGTTGAAGTCTATACCTATACTGCTTCTGTCACTTTATCAGGACCTTGTACCGATTGGATTGCGTCTTTCTCCGATTGTTGTCGTAATAGTGCTATTACCAACTCTAGTACAGGTTCTATTTATGTCGAAACGTTAATTAATAATGTAGCAGCACCTTGTAATAATTCTCCAACTTTCTCAACGCCCCCTATCCCCTATATTTGTGCCAATCAACCTTTTGGCTACAATCACGGTACGATAGACCCCGATGGCGACTCATTGGTATTTTCATTAATTAATCCTAAAGAAAGTGCCACTTTAGACATCACCCACAATGCTGGATTTAGTGCAACTCAACCACTTTCTACCACAGGAACGTATGGTTTCGATCCCGCAACAGGGCAAATGAATTTTACGCCCGACGCAACACAAATTGGCGTTGTTGCTATTTTGGTTGAAGAATATAGAAATGGTGTTTTAATTGGTACAACTATGAGAGATATGGAAATTGTGGTTATTTCTTGTACCAACAATACCCCTGTTCCTGATCCTGTTAGTAATATTAGTGGAGGTGCTCTTAACAATAGCGCTTTTGAAACTTGTGTCGGCAACACACTATCATTTGATATTAGTTGCCCAGACCCTGACGCAACAGATGTTGTTACAATTGCCAATAACATCGCTGCTAATCTAACAGGAGCCATTGTTACTGTTGTTAATGGCAACCCTGCTACAATCAATGTTAGTTGGTTTGTTAATACTATTGCCAACCAAACCTTTACGATTAATTTTAATGATGGAGCTTGTCCTGTAGCTGGTCAACAAACCTTGGGCTTTATTATTAAGCCTGTAGGAGTTAGTTTTCCTGCTCAAGACACTGTTAAATGCCCAAATGAAACAACCAAACAATTACAAGCCTTAGCTGGCAGTGGCACTTATTCTTGGAGTCCCGCAGCAAACCTATCCGATCCGAATATAGCTAATCCTATCGCAACCATACCAACAACTCCTGCTACTTTTTCAGTTACTTACACAGATCCCTTAGGATGTACAGCCACCAATTCTCTAACGGTAACCGACCATGCTATGAATTTGGCTTTTACGCCAGATACCAGCCAATTACAATATTGTGCAGGAGATGCTCCTGTTAACTTAGTCGCTGCTTTAAATGGCGATGTTCCTATTCCCGTTGCAGCAGGGTACAATACAGGTACGACAGCTTTTGCTCCCATTGCTATCCCAGGCGGTACAACAGTATCTCTAGGCGATGATGCGCTAAGTGGTGCTCTTCCGATTGGGTTTTCTTTTAATTTTTGGGGTATCAACTATACCGACTTTTATATTAGCTCCAATGGCTTTATGACGTTTACGGCTGGCTCTCCCAATGGATGTTGTACTGGTCAAACTCTCCCTTCTACCACTGCTCCAAACAATTTAATTGCCTTTTCTTGGGATGATTTAGATCCAGGTAATGGCGGACAACCAACAGCCAATGTTATTCGTTATCAGACAGTAGGGGTTGCTCCAAATCGCACCTTAGTGATGGAGTTTTTTAATGTAGATCATTATCCTTCTGGTAATAATATCACTACTCAAGTGCACTTAATAGAAGCAACAGGTTGTATTGAAATCCACACAACAACACAACCAGATGGTTCTGGAGGACATACCATGGGTATAGAAGATGCAGGTGGTAATAATGCCGTTACGGTAGCGGGAAGAAATTCATCAGCTTGGACGGCAACAAATGAAGGAATTACTTTTTGTCCTATACCAGGTAGTTTTGTTTCTAACTATACCTATGCTTGGTCTCCTAGCTCTGGGCTTAGTTCGACCAACTCTGCCAATACTTCGGCGTCTCCACTTTTAACAACGACTTATACCTGTACTGCTGATGATGGTATTTGTGCCACACAACGCAACATTCGAATTGGTTGTATTCTACTGCCTGTTAAATGTGAAAATTTCACAGCCATGCAGCAGGAAAATGCCATCCAACTACAATGGACTACTTTAGGAGAAGAGGACAACCTTGGTTTCTCTATTGAACGAAGTACTGATGGGATCTTGTTTGAAGAAATTGCTTGGGTCGATGGTGCTGGTACGACAAATGTTTCTCAACATTATTCCTACAAAGATGTTCATGTCGCCAATGGGCTTGATTATTATTATAGGCTGAAACAGGTAGATATTTCTTATAGCCCTGAATTTATTTGTGATATCAGCCATGTGCAAATGAGTGGAAAATTTGTCAATGACATCCATCTACAACCCAATCCAACAAAAGGAAATACCTTACTTCGTTTCCACGCACAGCAGCCTAACAATGTTGAGTTAAAAATTACAGATGTGCTGGGACGTACGTTAATCAACATGGGTACTCATCAAGTTTTGCAAGGTCATAATACCATTGAAATTCCTTTGAATGAGTTTGCTTCAGGTATTTATTACATTGAACTGAAAAATGAAAAAGAAGGTTTTAGAACGTTAAAAAAAGCGATAAAACAATAA
- a CDS encoding FdhF/YdeP family oxidoreductase — MKRNVQIVPPENFENLKLTERKRKAAGIPALVASLQHLNKEMGVWEGIKRLNKMNQKGGFDCPGCAWPDPDGKRSSLGEYCENGVKALAEESTTRKVTPDFFAQYSVETMSQWSDYKIGKSGRITEPMYLPANSSNYQPISWEDAFKLIAKHLTQLNDPNEAVFYTSGRTSNEAAFMYQLLARQLGTNNLPDCSNMCHESSGKGLGETLGIGKGSVTLEDLHQAEVIVVMGQNPGTNHPRMLTALSHCKKNGGKVVSINPIPEAGLERFVNPQSPVEVVKGGTKITDQYLQVRINGDVALLKAVMILMLEAEKKQPGTVFDLPFIQEHCEGYEALIADLEQSDFQEAVEESGVSEAEIRAFAQLLIDNKKIIICWAMGITQHENGVQNIREIVNILLLKGAIGKEGAGTCPVRGHSNVQGDRTVGIWEAPPETFLANLDQEFNIRAPRPHGYDVVHSIHAMKKGLVKVFVAMGGNFISATPDSQLTGEAVQNCALTVQISTKLNRSHLVTGKEALILPCLSRAEKDFQSSGRQFVTVENSMGVVHLSEGNFEPASKHLKSEPAIVQGIAEATFGKDTSINWTAMVDNYDVIRNHIEAVVAGFDNYNERVRKPAGFYLPNCARNRTFNTTSQKAQLTINPIPKRKVSEGRFIMMTIRTHDQYNTTIYGLDDRYRGILNERRIALMNKKDMQNLGLKDKDIIHFRSYFKGEQRAANNFKVVGYDIAQGCIGTYFPETNALVHIDNVAKKSNTPASKFIEVEIIKADV; from the coding sequence ATGAAAAGAAATGTTCAAATCGTGCCCCCCGAAAATTTTGAAAATTTAAAACTCACTGAACGCAAGCGAAAAGCAGCAGGAATTCCTGCCCTGGTGGCTTCTTTACAACACCTAAACAAAGAAATGGGTGTTTGGGAAGGGATCAAACGCTTGAACAAAATGAATCAAAAAGGAGGCTTTGATTGCCCTGGATGTGCATGGCCTGACCCTGATGGCAAGCGTTCTTCATTGGGCGAATACTGCGAAAATGGTGTCAAAGCATTAGCAGAAGAGTCTACGACTCGAAAAGTTACGCCTGATTTCTTTGCTCAATATAGCGTTGAAACAATGAGCCAATGGTCTGATTACAAAATTGGCAAATCGGGACGAATTACAGAACCTATGTATTTGCCTGCCAATAGTTCTAACTACCAACCTATTTCTTGGGAAGATGCGTTCAAGTTAATTGCCAAACATTTAACACAACTTAATGATCCCAATGAAGCTGTTTTTTATACTTCGGGGCGCACCAGCAATGAAGCTGCCTTTATGTATCAACTATTGGCTCGCCAGTTAGGCACTAATAATCTTCCTGATTGTTCTAATATGTGTCATGAATCGAGTGGCAAAGGGCTTGGCGAAACTCTGGGAATTGGCAAGGGGTCGGTAACACTTGAAGATTTGCACCAAGCGGAGGTAATTGTCGTCATGGGACAAAATCCAGGAACCAATCATCCTCGTATGTTAACAGCACTAAGCCATTGCAAAAAAAATGGTGGCAAAGTAGTTAGTATCAATCCGATTCCTGAAGCAGGTTTAGAACGCTTTGTTAATCCTCAAAGCCCTGTAGAAGTTGTCAAAGGAGGAACCAAAATTACAGATCAATACCTCCAAGTTCGCATCAATGGAGATGTAGCTCTACTCAAAGCAGTTATGATACTCATGCTTGAAGCAGAAAAAAAGCAACCTGGTACTGTCTTTGACCTTCCTTTTATTCAAGAACATTGTGAAGGTTATGAGGCTTTAATTGCCGATTTAGAGCAAAGTGATTTTCAAGAAGCAGTGGAAGAAAGTGGTGTATCAGAAGCAGAAATTCGTGCTTTTGCACAATTGCTCATCGACAATAAAAAAATCATTATCTGTTGGGCAATGGGCATTACGCAACATGAAAATGGCGTGCAAAACATTCGTGAAATCGTCAATATTTTACTACTTAAAGGCGCTATTGGCAAAGAAGGGGCTGGCACTTGCCCCGTTCGTGGTCATAGCAATGTACAGGGCGATCGAACTGTTGGTATATGGGAGGCTCCACCCGAAACTTTTTTGGCAAATCTAGACCAAGAATTTAACATCAGAGCCCCTCGTCCGCACGGTTATGATGTCGTTCATAGTATCCATGCGATGAAAAAAGGGTTGGTTAAAGTTTTTGTAGCTATGGGAGGCAACTTTATTTCTGCGACGCCTGATAGTCAACTAACAGGAGAAGCGGTTCAAAACTGTGCTCTAACCGTTCAAATATCAACTAAACTCAATCGTTCGCACTTAGTGACAGGAAAAGAAGCACTTATATTGCCTTGCCTTTCTAGAGCTGAAAAAGACTTCCAATCTTCTGGTCGACAATTTGTTACGGTCGAAAATTCTATGGGAGTAGTACATCTTAGTGAAGGTAATTTTGAGCCCGCTTCTAAGCATTTAAAAAGTGAGCCTGCTATCGTCCAAGGAATCGCTGAAGCAACTTTTGGAAAAGACACCTCTATCAATTGGACTGCCATGGTTGATAATTATGATGTTATTCGAAACCATATAGAGGCTGTTGTCGCTGGTTTTGATAATTATAACGAACGAGTTCGAAAACCTGCTGGTTTTTACCTTCCGAATTGTGCTCGCAACCGTACCTTTAACACTACTTCTCAAAAAGCACAATTAACCATCAATCCTATCCCCAAACGAAAAGTGTCCGAAGGGCGTTTTATTATGATGACAATTCGCACACACGATCAATACAATACCACTATTTATGGTTTAGATGATCGTTATCGTGGTATTCTCAATGAACGCCGCATTGCATTGATGAACAAAAAAGATATGCAAAATCTTGGTTTAAAAGATAAAGACATTATTCACTTTAGAAGCTATTTTAAAGGAGAACAAAGGGCTGCCAATAACTTTAAAGTGGTAGGATATGATATTGCACAAGGATGCATTGGCACGTATTTTCCAGAAACTAATGCCTTGGTACACATTGATAATGTTGCAAAAAAAAGCAACACTCCTGCCTCTAAATTTATAGAAGTAGAAATTATCAAAGCAGATGTTTAA
- a CDS encoding formate--tetrahydrofolate ligase: protein MEETKFLTDIEIAQNNEMSHIKQVAEKLNIQEDDLEYYGKYKAKLPLSLIDDAKVANGNLILVTAMTPTPAGEGKTTTSIGLTEGLNKIGKTTTVVLREPSLGPVFGIKGGAAGGGYAQVVPMEDINLHFTGDFAAVEKANNLLSALIDNNIQSKTRNLGIDPRTIVWKRVMDMNDRALRQITIGLGGTGNGIPREDGFNITPASEVMAILCMARDMEDLKEKLGNIFIGFTFDKKPVYARDLKAQDAMAILLKDAIKPNLVQTLEENPAIIHGGPFANIAQGTNTIIATKMGLSLSDYVVTEAGFGADLGAEKFLNIKCVAGGLKPKAVVLVATIRALRHHGGASKEEYNTASVERVGKGFENLEKHIENCQKFGLNPVVAINAFPSDTDAEIELIQAECKKLGVQAIVANGWADGGDGMTNLAQAVVDEVESNRNNFSALYDWNLPVKEKIETIAKEIYGADGVTYSKKAELDLRRIARLGLEQLPVCMAKTQKSFSDNDKLLGCPTNFTVEVREFEYAVGAGFIIPILGKMMRMPGLPAVPSSEGMTIDNNGKISGLS from the coding sequence ATGGAAGAAACAAAATTCCTTACGGATATTGAAATTGCACAGAACAACGAAATGAGTCACATCAAACAGGTGGCAGAGAAATTGAACATTCAAGAGGATGATTTAGAATATTATGGAAAATATAAGGCAAAGCTTCCTTTGTCTCTAATTGATGATGCTAAAGTTGCCAATGGCAATTTAATTTTGGTAACAGCTATGACGCCAACTCCTGCGGGAGAAGGAAAAACCACGACATCCATTGGTTTGACAGAGGGGCTAAATAAGATAGGGAAGACGACGACAGTTGTTTTGAGAGAACCTTCTTTAGGACCTGTTTTTGGAATTAAAGGTGGTGCTGCTGGTGGTGGTTATGCACAGGTGGTGCCCATGGAAGATATTAACCTACATTTTACAGGTGACTTTGCTGCTGTAGAAAAAGCAAATAATTTGTTATCTGCATTGATTGATAATAATATTCAGAGCAAGACTAGAAATTTGGGCATTGATCCTAGAACAATCGTTTGGAAACGAGTCATGGATATGAATGATCGAGCTTTGCGCCAAATTACAATAGGGCTAGGAGGCACTGGAAATGGTATCCCTAGAGAAGATGGTTTTAATATAACGCCTGCTTCAGAGGTCATGGCCATTCTTTGTATGGCAAGAGATATGGAAGATTTGAAAGAAAAACTAGGTAATATTTTTATAGGTTTTACTTTTGATAAAAAACCTGTTTATGCTAGAGATTTGAAAGCACAAGATGCTATGGCTATTTTGTTAAAAGATGCTATCAAACCAAATTTGGTGCAAACACTAGAGGAAAATCCCGCTATTATTCACGGAGGACCATTTGCCAACATTGCACAAGGAACCAATACTATTATTGCCACAAAAATGGGACTATCTTTATCGGATTATGTAGTAACAGAGGCAGGATTTGGAGCAGATTTAGGAGCTGAAAAATTCTTAAATATCAAGTGCGTTGCGGGTGGATTAAAACCGAAGGCAGTTGTTTTGGTAGCAACAATTCGTGCGTTGAGACACCACGGGGGGGCATCAAAAGAGGAGTACAATACGGCAAGTGTAGAACGGGTAGGAAAAGGATTTGAAAACCTTGAGAAACATATTGAAAATTGTCAAAAATTTGGATTGAATCCTGTCGTTGCTATTAATGCATTTCCTAGTGATACCGATGCTGAAATAGAATTAATTCAAGCTGAATGTAAAAAATTAGGCGTGCAAGCGATTGTTGCGAACGGTTGGGCTGATGGTGGTGATGGAATGACTAATTTGGCTCAAGCAGTTGTAGATGAGGTAGAATCAAATCGCAATAACTTTAGTGCTTTGTATGATTGGAATTTGCCTGTTAAAGAAAAAATTGAGACCATTGCTAAGGAAATTTATGGGGCAGATGGTGTTACTTATTCTAAGAAAGCAGAATTGGATTTGAGAAGAATTGCTCGGCTTGGTTTAGAGCAGTTGCCTGTGTGTATGGCAAAAACGCAGAAGTCTTTTTCTGATAACGATAAATTACTGGGATGTCCAACTAATTTTACAGTAGAGGTTCGAGAGTTTGAATATGCCGTAGGAGCAGGATTTATTATTCCTATTTTAGGAAAAATGATGCGGATGCCTGGTTTGCCTGCGGTGCCATCTTCGGAAGGAATGACGATTGATAATAATGGTAAAATCTCAGGATTATCATAA
- a CDS encoding DNA cytosine methyltransferase — MKIASFFAGAGGLDLGFEKAGFEVVWANEYDKDIWETYEKNHLNTTLDRRSITKVEANEVPDCDGIIGGPPCQSWSEAGALRGIDDKRGQLFFDFIRILEAKQPKFFLAENVSGMLLPRHSQALENIKKMFKGAGYELSFKLLNASNYNVPQDRKRVFFIGIRNDLKFEFKFPEITFPKINLREAIGDLQHTVMPALEGNKTNGERCKVPNHEYMIGGFSSMFMSRNRVRTWEEQSFTIQAGGRHAPIHPQAPKMQLVEQNKRIFVPGKEELYRRLSIRECARIQTFPDDFIFHYTKVAAGYKMIGNAVPVNLAKFLAQSIKQQLEENALHKISLSQ, encoded by the coding sequence ATGAAAATAGCTTCGTTTTTTGCAGGTGCAGGAGGCTTAGATTTAGGATTTGAAAAAGCTGGATTTGAGGTTGTTTGGGCAAATGAATACGATAAAGATATTTGGGAAACTTATGAGAAAAATCATCTAAACACCACCTTAGATCGAAGAAGTATTACAAAAGTAGAAGCTAATGAAGTGCCCGACTGTGATGGTATTATTGGGGGACCTCCTTGCCAAAGTTGGAGCGAGGCAGGGGCTTTGAGAGGTATTGATGACAAAAGAGGACAGTTGTTTTTTGATTTTATTAGAATCTTAGAAGCAAAGCAACCTAAGTTCTTTTTGGCTGAAAATGTAAGTGGTATGTTATTGCCTAGACATAGTCAAGCTTTGGAGAATATAAAAAAGATGTTTAAAGGAGCTGGTTATGAATTGTCTTTTAAATTGCTAAATGCCTCCAATTACAATGTTCCACAAGATAGAAAACGAGTTTTTTTTATCGGAATAAGAAACGATTTGAAGTTTGAATTTAAGTTTCCTGAAATCACTTTCCCAAAAATCAATCTTAGAGAGGCAATTGGTGACTTACAACATACTGTTATGCCTGCTTTAGAAGGAAATAAAACCAATGGAGAACGTTGCAAAGTCCCTAACCACGAGTATATGATAGGTGGCTTTTCATCCATGTTTATGTCTAGAAATCGGGTTAGAACGTGGGAAGAACAGTCTTTTACCATTCAAGCAGGGGGACGGCATGCCCCAATTCATCCGCAAGCACCTAAAATGCAATTGGTAGAACAAAACAAGCGCATCTTTGTTCCTGGAAAAGAAGAGCTGTATAGACGATTGAGTATTCGAGAATGTGCAAGAATTCAAACATTTCCAGATGATTTTATTTTTCATTATACCAAAGTAGCAGCAGGTTATAAAATGATAGGAAATGCAGTGCCTGTTAATTTAGCTAAGTTCTTAGCACAAAGTATCAAGCAGCAATTAGAAGAAAATGCCCTTCACAAAATTTCATTAAGTCAGTAA
- a CDS encoding NgoPII family restriction endonuclease — MTNILEAISNIVAYQKFELKTTYGGKNRMNNIGEALEQYIKDAFANTLSEASELKKMEVFNQKFSWLGNQNHPPDIMIKGGDAIEVKKIQSANSSLALNSSYPKANIHASSPMITNDCRNCEVWTEKDLIYCIGHVTKERLQSIWMVYGHLYAAQHATYQRIKETISTGIKTIPNVEFSETKELGRVNRVDPLGITNLRIRGMWQIENPRKVYHYLHQKTTAAFELVAIVPLEKYQSFEKESRTRIEQLESSVFSITAANVKDPNNPAKLIPCQLIKFILPQ; from the coding sequence ATGACCAATATCCTAGAGGCAATTAGTAATATAGTCGCATACCAAAAATTTGAACTTAAAACTACATACGGTGGCAAAAATAGGATGAATAATATAGGGGAGGCTTTAGAACAATATATTAAAGATGCTTTTGCCAATACTTTGAGCGAAGCATCTGAACTAAAGAAAATGGAAGTTTTTAACCAGAAATTTTCTTGGCTGGGCAATCAAAATCATCCACCAGATATTATGATAAAAGGTGGAGATGCTATTGAGGTGAAAAAAATACAGAGTGCCAATAGCTCTTTGGCATTAAATAGCTCCTATCCCAAAGCGAATATCCATGCTTCTAGTCCTATGATTACCAATGATTGTAGAAATTGCGAAGTGTGGACAGAAAAAGATCTTATTTATTGTATTGGTCATGTTACTAAGGAGCGTTTGCAATCTATTTGGATGGTATATGGGCATTTGTATGCTGCACAACATGCTACTTATCAAAGGATAAAAGAAACCATATCAACTGGTATTAAAACAATTCCCAACGTAGAGTTTTCTGAAACCAAAGAGTTGGGAAGGGTTAACCGTGTGGATCCTCTTGGAATTACAAATTTGAGAATTAGAGGGATGTGGCAAATAGAGAACCCTCGAAAAGTGTACCATTATCTACATCAAAAAACAACAGCAGCTTTTGAGTTGGTTGCAATTGTTCCTTTAGAAAAATATCAATCGTTTGAAAAGGAAAGCAGAACAAGGATAGAACAATTAGAGTCTTCTGTATTTAGCATAACAGCGGCAAACGTTAAAGACCCTAATAATCCTGCCAAATTGATTCCTTGTCAATTAATCAAATTTATATTACCTCAGTAG
- a CDS encoding tetratricopeptide repeat protein: MRPLKSIGLFLLLIGNSILFAQDSTSTSTIDSSANQGNNAKYFAQLPPPEPEENAETLMKEAIVHFDGGRYQKSIEILDEALKINEFPQLAPILHFYRAVSKVKVKQYESAIPDYTKAIQLNPQKSKYIYHRGLAYFQLGQYEEAKKDFQSTLVMDGGNADIYVKLAFLKQQENDLKGAIEDYTKAIEFNPKFATPYYYRGLIYLQVLLHDKACADIKKAANLGHPLALRQYDKYCEGQ; the protein is encoded by the coding sequence ATGAGACCATTAAAGTCAATAGGACTTTTCTTATTACTAATTGGTAATAGTATTTTGTTTGCCCAAGACAGCACCTCTACATCTACGATAGATAGTAGTGCCAATCAGGGTAATAATGCGAAATACTTTGCACAGCTTCCTCCCCCAGAACCAGAGGAAAATGCCGAAACGCTTATGAAAGAAGCAATCGTCCATTTTGACGGAGGGCGTTACCAAAAAAGTATTGAGATATTGGACGAAGCACTTAAAATTAATGAGTTTCCTCAATTAGCTCCTATTTTACACTTTTATAGGGCTGTTTCAAAGGTAAAAGTCAAACAATACGAATCCGCTATTCCTGATTACACCAAAGCAATTCAGCTAAACCCACAAAAGTCAAAATATATTTATCACCGTGGTTTAGCCTACTTTCAACTTGGTCAATACGAAGAAGCCAAAAAAGATTTTCAATCTACATTGGTTATGGATGGTGGGAATGCAGATATTTATGTCAAATTAGCTTTTCTAAAACAGCAAGAAAATGATTTAAAAGGTGCTATTGAAGATTATACCAAAGCCATAGAGTTTAATCCTAAATTTGCCACTCCATATTACTATCGAGGACTAATCTACCTTCAAGTCTTGCTGCACGATAAAGCTTGTGCGGATATAAAAAAAGCAGCCAACTTAGGACATCCCTTAGCACTCAGACAATACGATAAATATTGTGAAGGGCAGTAA